A section of the Enterobacter sp. C2 genome encodes:
- the yeiB gene encoding DUF418 domain-containing protein YeiB yields the protein MERNITLDFIRGVAILGILLLNINAFGLPKAAYINPAWYGDITLRDAWTWAVLDLFAQVKFLTLFALLFGAGLQLLLSRGKRWIQSRLTLLVLLGFIHGLLFWDGDILLAYGLMGLISWRLVRDAPGIKSLFNTGIMLYLVGIAVLLLLGFISGNQTSRSWLPDAANLQYEQWWKTNGGYEAISNRADMLSNSLIALGAQYGWQLAGMMLMGAALMRSGWLKGQFSLRHYRKTGVLLILAGMAINLPAIVAQWQLGWSYRWCAFFLQAPRELSAPLQTIGYAALAYGFWPQICRWRIVLAVACVGRMALSNYLLQTLICTTLFYHLGLFMRFDRLQLLAFVPPIWAVNILFSVLWLRHFRQGPVEWLWRKLTARAAGVTLSHTSR from the coding sequence ATGGAACGAAACATTACGCTGGATTTCATTCGTGGCGTCGCCATCCTCGGTATTCTGCTGCTTAATATCAACGCCTTTGGTCTACCGAAGGCGGCCTATATCAACCCCGCCTGGTATGGCGACATTACGCTGCGCGATGCCTGGACCTGGGCCGTGCTTGACCTCTTCGCCCAGGTGAAATTCCTGACGCTGTTTGCGCTGCTGTTTGGTGCGGGACTTCAACTACTGCTCTCCCGGGGCAAGCGCTGGATCCAGTCGCGTCTTACCCTACTGGTGCTGCTGGGCTTTATTCATGGCCTGCTGTTTTGGGATGGCGATATTCTCCTGGCCTACGGGCTGATGGGCTTAATCAGCTGGCGGCTGGTGCGCGACGCTCCGGGCATCAAGAGCCTGTTCAATACCGGCATTATGCTTTATCTCGTTGGCATCGCCGTGCTGCTGCTGTTGGGCTTTATCTCTGGTAACCAGACCAGCCGCTCGTGGCTGCCTGACGCGGCCAACCTCCAGTATGAGCAGTGGTGGAAGACCAACGGCGGCTATGAAGCCATCAGCAATCGCGCGGATATGCTCTCTAACAGCCTGATTGCGCTGGGCGCGCAGTATGGCTGGCAGCTGGCGGGCATGATGCTGATGGGGGCGGCGCTGATGCGCAGCGGCTGGTTAAAAGGGCAGTTTAGTCTGCGCCACTACCGTAAAACCGGCGTGCTGCTGATCCTTGCTGGCATGGCGATCAACCTGCCGGCGATTGTTGCCCAGTGGCAACTGGGATGGTCGTACCGCTGGTGCGCCTTTTTCTTACAGGCTCCGCGCGAGCTTAGCGCACCGCTGCAAACCATCGGCTATGCAGCGCTGGCCTATGGCTTCTGGCCACAGATTTGCCGCTGGCGTATCGTATTGGCGGTGGCCTGCGTCGGGCGGATGGCGCTGAGCAACTATCTGTTACAGACCCTGATCTGCACCACGCTTTTCTATCACCTCGGCCTATTTATGCGCTTTGACCGCTTACAGCTGCTGGCCTTTGTTCCACCTATTTGGGCCGTGAATATACTTTTCTCCGTTCTTTGGCTAAGACATTTCCGCCAGGGGCCGGTGGAGTGGCTGTGGCGTAAGCTAACCGCCCGTGCGGCAGGCGTTACACTCTCCCACACATCCAGATAA
- the folE gene encoding GTP cyclohydrolase I FolE encodes MPSLSKEAALVHEALVARGLETPLRPPVDLDKETRKRLIAGHMTEIMQLLNLDLSDDSLMETPQRIAKMYVDEIFSGLDYANFPKITVIENKMKVDEMVTVRDITLTSTCEHHFVTIDGKATVAYIPKDAVIGLSKINRIVQFFAQRPQVQERLTQQILTALQTLLGTNNVAVSIDAVHYCVKARGIRDATSATTTTSLGGLFKSSQNTRQEFLRAVRHHN; translated from the coding sequence ATGCCATCACTCAGTAAAGAAGCGGCCCTTGTCCATGAGGCGCTGGTCGCGCGCGGGCTGGAAACCCCGCTGCGTCCACCTGTCGACCTCGACAAGGAAACCCGCAAACGTCTTATTGCCGGACACATGACCGAGATCATGCAACTGTTAAATCTCGATCTGAGCGATGACAGTCTGATGGAAACGCCGCAGCGTATCGCCAAAATGTACGTTGACGAGATCTTTTCCGGCCTCGACTACGCTAACTTCCCGAAGATCACCGTCATTGAAAACAAAATGAAGGTAGATGAGATGGTCACGGTGCGCGATATTACGCTGACCAGCACCTGCGAGCACCATTTCGTCACTATCGACGGCAAGGCAACGGTAGCCTATATCCCGAAAGATGCGGTCATCGGTCTCTCGAAGATCAACCGTATCGTGCAGTTCTTCGCCCAGCGCCCGCAGGTGCAGGAGCGTCTGACACAGCAGATCCTCACCGCGCTGCAAACGCTGCTGGGAACCAATAACGTGGCCGTCTCTATTGATGCGGTGCACTACTGCGTGAAAGCGCGCGGCATTCGTGATGCCACCAGCGCCACCACCACCACCTCGCTGGGTGGGCTGTTTAAATCGAGCCAGAATACGCGTCAGGAGTTTCTGCGCGCCGTGCGTCACCATAACTGA
- a CDS encoding phage holin family protein — protein MSYLINLLFFLVNHPLATFCGLSAFIVSCWSGYVEKSSPGNIIISSLVCVVSALAFLDVLIRGSHYQIMFPLIGIITGFIGPFKIRALIIGVIKYYFTSENKK, from the coding sequence ATGAGCTATCTCATTAATTTACTTTTTTTCCTTGTGAATCACCCATTGGCCACCTTTTGCGGTCTGAGTGCTTTTATCGTCTCCTGCTGGTCCGGATACGTGGAAAAGTCCTCACCGGGGAATATTATAATAAGCAGTTTGGTCTGCGTTGTCAGCGCGCTGGCTTTTTTAGATGTATTAATTCGCGGCAGCCACTATCAAATTATGTTCCCTTTAATAGGGATCATTACCGGTTTTATTGGGCCCTTTAAAATCAGAGCCCTTATTATTGGCGTCATTAAGTATTACTTCACTTCTGAGAATAAGAAATAA
- the mglA gene encoding galactose/methyl galactoside ABC transporter ATP-binding protein MglA, with translation MVSDTTQSSGEFLLEMSGINKSFPGVKALDNVNLKVRPHSIHALMGENGAGKSTLLKCLFGIYQKDSGSILFQGKEIDFHSTKEALENGISMVHQELNLVLQRSVMDNMWLGRYPTKGVFVDQDKMYRDTKAIFDELDIDIDPRARVGTLSVSQMQMIEIAKAFSYDAKIVIMDEPTSSLTEKEVNHLFKIIRKLKERGCGIVYISHKMEEIFQLCDEITILRDGQWIATQPLEGLDMDKIIAMMVGRSLNQRFPDKQNKPGEVIMEVRNLTSLRQPSIRDVSFDLHKGEILGIAGLVGAKRTDIVETLFGIREKSGGTITLHGKKINNHTANEAINNGFALVTEERRSTGIYAYLDIGFNSLISNIQNYKNKVGLLDNSRMKSDTQWVIDSMRVKTPGHRTQIGSLSGGNQQKVIIGRWLLTQPEILMLDEPTRGIDVGAKFEIYQLIAELAKKEKGIIIISSEMPELLGITDRILVMSNGLVAGIVDTKTTTQNEILRLASLHL, from the coding sequence ATGGTCAGCGATACTACTCAGTCGTCAGGTGAATTCTTGTTGGAAATGAGCGGCATCAACAAGTCATTTCCCGGCGTTAAGGCACTCGATAACGTTAATTTAAAAGTGCGTCCGCACTCTATTCACGCCCTGATGGGTGAGAACGGCGCAGGAAAATCAACGTTATTAAAATGCCTTTTTGGGATCTATCAAAAAGATTCCGGCAGCATTCTATTCCAGGGTAAAGAGATCGATTTTCATTCGACCAAAGAGGCGTTGGAAAACGGGATTTCTATGGTGCATCAGGAGCTTAACCTGGTGCTGCAGCGGTCGGTGATGGACAACATGTGGCTGGGGCGTTACCCCACCAAAGGCGTGTTTGTCGATCAGGATAAAATGTACCGCGATACGAAGGCTATTTTTGACGAGCTGGATATCGATATCGATCCGCGCGCCCGCGTAGGAACCCTCTCCGTTTCGCAAATGCAGATGATCGAAATTGCGAAGGCGTTCTCCTACGATGCCAAAATCGTCATTATGGATGAACCGACCTCCTCGCTGACCGAAAAAGAGGTCAATCACCTGTTTAAAATTATCCGCAAGCTGAAAGAGCGCGGCTGCGGTATCGTCTATATCTCGCACAAGATGGAAGAGATCTTCCAGCTTTGCGACGAAATTACCATCCTGCGCGACGGCCAGTGGATCGCCACTCAGCCGCTGGAAGGGCTGGATATGGACAAAATCATCGCCATGATGGTTGGTCGCTCGCTGAACCAGCGCTTCCCGGACAAGCAGAACAAACCGGGCGAGGTCATTATGGAGGTGCGCAATCTGACCTCCCTGCGCCAGCCTTCGATTCGCGACGTCTCCTTCGATCTGCACAAGGGTGAGATCCTCGGCATCGCCGGGCTGGTCGGGGCGAAGCGTACCGATATCGTGGAGACGCTGTTTGGTATCCGCGAAAAATCGGGCGGCACCATTACCCTGCACGGTAAAAAAATTAACAACCACACCGCAAACGAAGCAATCAACAACGGCTTTGCGCTGGTGACCGAAGAGCGCCGCTCGACGGGGATCTACGCCTATCTGGATATCGGTTTTAACTCGCTTATCTCCAACATCCAGAACTACAAAAACAAAGTCGGCCTGCTGGATAACAGCCGGATGAAAAGCGACACCCAGTGGGTAATCGACTCAATGCGCGTGAAAACGCCGGGCCACCGCACGCAGATCGGCTCCCTCTCTGGTGGTAACCAGCAGAAGGTGATTATCGGCCGCTGGCTGCTGACCCAGCCGGAGATCCTGATGCTGGATGAGCCTACGCGCGGTATCGACGTGGGGGCAAAATTTGAGATCTACCAGCTGATTGCAGAGCTGGCGAAGAAAGAGAAGGGGATCATTATCATCTCCTCTGAAATGCCGGAGCTGCTGGGCATTACCGACCGTATTTTGGTTATGAGCAATGGCCTCGTTGCCGGAATTGTTGACACTAAAACGACAACGCAAAACGAAATTTTACGTCTTGCGTCTTTGCACCTTTAA
- the mglC gene encoding galactose/methyl galactoside ABC transporter permease MglC, whose protein sequence is MSALDKKSFLTYLKEGGLYVVLLVLLAIIIFQDPTFLSLLNLSNILTQSSVRIIIALGVAGLIVTQGTDLSAGRQVGLAAVVAATLLQSMENANKVFPEMATMPIIAVIGIVCVIGAVIGLVNGIIIAYLNVTPFITTLGTMIIVYGINSLYYDFVGASPISGFDSGFSTFTQGFVALGSFRLSYITFYALIAVAFVWILWNKTRFGKNIFAIGGNPEAAKVSGVNVALNLLMIYALSGVFYAFGGMLEAGRIGSATNNLGFMYELDAIAACVVGGVSFSGGVGTVLGVVTGVIIFTVINYGLTYIGVNPYWQYIIKGGIIIFAVALDSLKYARKK, encoded by the coding sequence ATGAGTGCGTTAGATAAAAAGAGTTTTCTCACTTACCTGAAAGAGGGCGGTCTGTACGTCGTTCTTTTGGTGTTGCTGGCCATTATTATTTTCCAGGATCCAACGTTCCTGAGCCTGCTTAACCTCAGTAACATTCTGACCCAGTCTTCGGTGCGTATTATTATCGCACTGGGCGTGGCGGGGCTGATTGTTACCCAGGGGACTGACCTCTCTGCCGGACGTCAGGTTGGCCTGGCAGCGGTTGTCGCGGCAACGCTGCTCCAGTCAATGGAGAACGCCAACAAGGTGTTCCCGGAGATGGCAACCATGCCGATTATCGCGGTTATCGGTATCGTCTGTGTGATTGGCGCAGTCATTGGCCTGGTGAACGGGATTATCATTGCCTACCTGAACGTGACGCCGTTTATCACCACCCTGGGCACGATGATCATCGTCTACGGTATCAACTCCCTTTACTATGATTTCGTGGGCGCGTCGCCCATCTCTGGCTTTGACAGCGGCTTCTCAACCTTTACTCAAGGGTTCGTGGCGCTGGGCAGCTTCCGTCTCTCCTATATTACCTTCTACGCGCTGATCGCCGTGGCCTTTGTCTGGATCCTCTGGAACAAGACGCGCTTCGGTAAAAATATCTTCGCTATCGGTGGCAACCCGGAAGCGGCCAAAGTCTCTGGCGTAAACGTGGCGCTGAACCTGCTGATGATCTATGCCCTGTCCGGTGTCTTCTACGCCTTTGGCGGGATGCTGGAAGCGGGCCGTATCGGCTCTGCAACCAATAACCTTGGCTTTATGTACGAGCTGGACGCCATCGCCGCCTGCGTAGTGGGTGGGGTCTCCTTCAGCGGCGGCGTGGGTACGGTACTTGGCGTAGTGACTGGGGTCATCATCTTTACCGTTATCAACTACGGTCTGACCTATATCGGCGTTAACCCGTACTGGCAGTACATCATCAAAGGCGGCATTATTATCTTCGCTGTGGCGCTGGACTCGCTGAAGTACGCACGCAAAAAATAA
- a CDS encoding general stress protein yields MAQQHRGGSGNFAEDKQRASEAGRKGGQQSGGNFKNDPQRASEAGKKGGQNSHSGGRSS; encoded by the coding sequence ATGGCCCAACAACATCGTGGCGGTTCAGGAAACTTTGCAGAAGATAAACAGCGTGCATCTGAAGCAGGCCGTAAAGGCGGGCAGCAGAGCGGCGGGAACTTTAAAAACGACCCGCAGCGCGCATCTGAAGCAGGTAAGAAAGGCGGACAAAACAGTCACAGCGGCGGTCGTTCCTCCTGA
- the mglB gene encoding galactose/glucose ABC transporter substrate-binding protein MglB, protein MNKKVLTLSAVMASMLFGAAAHAADTRIGVTIYKYDDNFMSVVRKAIEKDAKETPDVQLLMNDSQNDQSKQNDQIDVLLAKGVKALAINLVDPAAAGTVIEKARGQNVPIVFFNKEPSRKALDSYDKAYYVGTDSKESGIIQGDLIAKHWAANPTWDLNKDGQIQFVLLKGEPGHPDAEARTTYVIKELNDKGVKTQQLQMDTAMWDTAMAKDKMDAWLSGPNANKIEVVIANNDAMAMGAVEALKAHNKSSIPVFGVDALPEALALVKSGALAGTVLNDANNQAKATFDLAKNLADGKGAADGTNWKLEQKIVRIPYVGVDKENLSEFSNK, encoded by the coding sequence ATGAATAAGAAGGTTTTAACTCTGTCTGCCGTAATGGCAAGCATGCTTTTTGGCGCGGCAGCACATGCGGCAGATACCCGTATTGGCGTGACCATTTATAAATATGACGACAACTTTATGTCGGTTGTGCGTAAAGCAATTGAGAAAGATGCGAAAGAGACGCCGGACGTTCAGCTGCTGATGAACGACTCGCAGAACGACCAGTCAAAACAGAATGACCAGATCGACGTTCTGCTGGCAAAAGGCGTTAAAGCGCTGGCGATTAACCTGGTTGACCCGGCAGCCGCAGGTACGGTTATCGAAAAAGCGCGCGGCCAGAACGTGCCGATTGTCTTCTTTAACAAAGAGCCTTCCCGCAAAGCGCTGGACAGCTACGACAAAGCCTATTACGTCGGTACCGACTCAAAAGAGTCCGGCATCATTCAGGGCGATCTGATCGCCAAACACTGGGCGGCGAACCCGACCTGGGACCTGAACAAAGATGGCCAGATCCAGTTTGTGCTGCTGAAAGGCGAGCCGGGCCATCCGGATGCTGAAGCGCGTACCACCTACGTGATCAAAGAGCTGAACGACAAGGGCGTGAAAACCCAGCAGCTGCAGATGGATACCGCCATGTGGGATACCGCCATGGCGAAAGATAAGATGGATGCATGGCTCTCTGGCCCGAATGCCAACAAAATCGAAGTGGTTATTGCCAACAACGATGCAATGGCAATGGGTGCGGTAGAAGCGCTGAAAGCGCACAACAAATCCTCTATTCCGGTATTCGGCGTTGACGCCCTGCCAGAAGCACTGGCGCTGGTTAAATCTGGTGCGTTGGCCGGTACCGTTCTGAACGATGCCAACAACCAGGCGAAAGCAACCTTTGATCTGGCGAAAAACCTCGCCGATGGTAAAGGCGCGGCTGACGGTACTAACTGGAAGCTGGAACAGAAAATCGTCCGTATCCCATACGTTGGCGTGGATAAAGAGAACCTCTCTGAGTTCAGCAATAAATAA
- the galS gene encoding HTH-type transcriptional regulator GalS — MITIRDVARRAGVSVATVSRVLNNSAMVSPDTREAVMKAVAQLGYRPNANAQALATQVSDTIGVVVMDVSDAFFGALVKAVDTVAQQHQKYLLIGNSYHEAEKERHAIEILIRQRCNALIVHSKALSDEELAGFMEQIPGMVLINRVVPGYAHRCVALDNVSGAVMATRMLLAQGHQRVGYLGSSHQIEDNDLRQQGWRQALAERDIHAPEGWVGVGAPDMQGGEAAMVELLGRNLHLTAVFAYNDSMAAGALTALKDNGIAVPQHLSLIGFDDIPIARYTDPQLTTVRYPIASMARLATELALQGAAGAQDLAATHCFMPTLVRRHSVAQRQTVAPITNL; from the coding sequence ATGATTACCATTCGTGACGTCGCGCGTCGCGCAGGCGTCTCCGTGGCGACGGTATCCCGCGTACTCAACAACAGCGCAATGGTCAGCCCTGACACTCGTGAAGCGGTGATGAAGGCCGTGGCGCAGCTGGGGTATCGGCCTAACGCCAACGCTCAGGCGCTGGCGACCCAGGTCAGCGATACCATTGGCGTGGTGGTGATGGACGTCTCCGACGCCTTCTTCGGCGCGCTGGTCAAGGCGGTCGACACCGTGGCCCAGCAGCATCAGAAATATCTCCTGATCGGCAACAGCTACCATGAGGCAGAAAAGGAGCGCCACGCCATTGAGATCCTGATCCGCCAACGCTGTAACGCCCTGATTGTTCACTCTAAAGCATTAAGTGACGAGGAGCTGGCCGGCTTTATGGAGCAGATCCCTGGCATGGTGCTGATCAATCGCGTAGTGCCCGGATACGCCCACCGCTGCGTTGCGTTGGATAACGTCAGCGGGGCGGTGATGGCCACCCGAATGCTGCTCGCGCAGGGGCATCAGCGCGTGGGTTACCTTGGCTCCAGTCATCAGATAGAAGATAACGATCTGCGCCAGCAGGGCTGGCGGCAGGCGCTGGCGGAGCGGGACATCCATGCCCCGGAGGGCTGGGTGGGCGTCGGTGCGCCGGATATGCAGGGCGGGGAGGCGGCCATGGTTGAGTTGCTGGGCCGTAATCTGCACCTCACCGCCGTCTTTGCCTACAACGACAGCATGGCCGCAGGTGCGCTGACGGCGCTTAAAGATAACGGCATTGCCGTACCGCAGCATCTGTCGCTCATTGGTTTCGATGATATCCCTATTGCGCGCTATACCGATCCGCAGCTGACCACGGTGCGTTATCCCATTGCGTCAATGGCCCGACTGGCGACGGAGCTAGCGTTACAGGGGGCAGCAGGTGCGCAGGATCTGGCAGCGACCCACTGCTTTATGCCGACCCTGGTACGCCGTCATTCGGTGGCGCAGCGGCAAACTGTGGCTCCGATCACTAACTTATAA
- the fghA gene encoding S-formylglutathione hydrolase, giving the protein MEMLEQHRCYEGWQQRWQHHSAVLNCTMTFSVFVPPSANDAPLPVLYWLSGLTCNDENFTTKAGAQRVAAELGIVLVMPDTSPRGESVADDASYDLGKGAGFYLNATQQPWSAHYRMYDYLRDELPALVKAHFNVSDRCAISGHSMGGHGALIMALKNPGRFTSVSAFAPIVNPAQVPWGEKAFSAYLGDNRSDWQAWDSCALMQASQPEDAIPMLIDQGDGDAFLAEQLQPARLAEAARQTDWPLTLRVQPGYDHSYFFIASFIEDHLRFHAQYLQAN; this is encoded by the coding sequence ATGGAGATGCTCGAACAACACCGCTGCTATGAAGGCTGGCAACAGCGCTGGCAGCACCACTCCGCCGTACTGAACTGTACGATGACCTTCAGCGTTTTTGTACCGCCGTCGGCCAACGATGCGCCGCTGCCGGTGCTCTACTGGCTCTCCGGCCTGACCTGTAACGATGAAAACTTCACGACAAAGGCAGGGGCGCAGCGCGTAGCGGCGGAGCTCGGGATCGTGCTGGTCATGCCGGATACCAGCCCGCGCGGTGAAAGCGTGGCTGACGATGCCAGTTACGATCTGGGCAAAGGCGCGGGTTTCTATCTCAATGCCACCCAGCAGCCCTGGTCCGCCCACTACCGGATGTATGATTACCTCCGTGATGAGCTCCCGGCCCTGGTGAAAGCGCACTTTAACGTCAGCGATCGCTGCGCTATCAGCGGCCACTCGATGGGCGGTCACGGCGCGCTGATCATGGCGCTAAAAAACCCTGGCAGATTTACCAGCGTGTCGGCCTTCGCGCCTATCGTTAACCCGGCACAGGTTCCGTGGGGAGAGAAAGCGTTTAGCGCCTACCTGGGCGATAACCGCAGCGACTGGCAGGCGTGGGACAGCTGCGCGCTGATGCAGGCCAGCCAGCCGGAAGATGCTATTCCAATGCTAATCGATCAGGGTGACGGCGACGCATTCCTGGCCGAGCAGCTCCAGCCTGCCCGCCTCGCCGAGGCCGCACGTCAAACCGACTGGCCACTCACCCTGCGCGTACAACCGGGCTACGATCACAGCTACTTTTTCATCGCTAGCTTTATTGAAGACCACCTGCGTTTTCATGCCCAATATTTGCAGGCTAATTAG
- a CDS encoding LysR family transcriptional regulator, translated as MNLFISTKLKYFIAVMEEGSVSKACQRMHISRTPMSKAISDIEQALGIPLFIRTKEGMTPSKFGTILYNKIVPYYNDLVKIEHCMHTDDGLPVTRILYNKNIPNSIISYLSVTLSNNNINNEFTLADEIKQDDLSSELHFYDIVITDKNYPSQYARAETVTFDIYINSTPAACEKMIRGGEVDVYHDFNADSSITDLFVQDKIKFRNIKKISDSDLIDMMAKVNNHHAVMISTVPLLSLLNIDGTSMLKRSVISKTLWFYSQWKAKNNKETAHVMSGVFADLKKSGHTSNELSH; from the coding sequence ATGAACCTTTTTATCTCTACTAAGCTTAAATACTTTATAGCGGTAATGGAGGAAGGCAGCGTAAGTAAGGCCTGCCAGCGAATGCACATATCGAGAACGCCCATGAGCAAGGCTATCTCGGATATTGAGCAGGCGTTGGGAATTCCCTTGTTTATCAGAACCAAGGAGGGAATGACACCCAGTAAATTTGGCACCATTCTTTATAATAAGATCGTCCCGTATTATAACGACTTGGTTAAAATTGAGCACTGCATGCACACCGATGATGGCCTACCTGTTACCCGTATTCTTTACAATAAAAATATACCAAATTCAATTATAAGTTATCTAAGCGTTACACTGAGCAATAACAATATCAATAATGAATTTACGCTTGCGGACGAGATAAAGCAGGACGATCTCTCTTCAGAGCTGCATTTTTATGACATTGTTATTACAGATAAAAACTATCCCAGCCAGTATGCTCGTGCCGAAACGGTAACCTTCGATATTTACATTAATTCGACCCCCGCCGCCTGTGAAAAGATGATCCGCGGAGGAGAAGTCGATGTATACCATGATTTTAATGCCGACAGCAGCATAACCGATCTCTTCGTACAGGATAAAATTAAGTTCAGAAATATCAAAAAAATTTCCGACAGCGATCTGATTGATATGATGGCCAAGGTCAATAATCATCATGCGGTGATGATCTCGACGGTCCCGCTGCTAAGCTTGCTTAACATCGACGGCACTTCCATGTTAAAACGCAGCGTCATCAGCAAAACGCTGTGGTTCTATTCGCAGTGGAAGGCCAAAAATAATAAAGAGACAGCGCATGTGATGTCCGGGGTATTTGCCGATTTAAAGAAATCAGGCCATACCAGCAATGAGCTATCTCATTAA
- a CDS encoding ferritin-like domain-containing protein, which produces MPAVKTLEDLFIHELSDIYSAEKQIARALPKMARAATSEQLVTAFETHLEETRGQIERIDQIVEVTEGLRIRRMKCHALEGLVEEAQEIIDSVQAGELRDEGLIGAAQKVEHYEIASYGTLRTLALKLGYKEAAKLLEETLNEEKQTDVKLTGIAEGKK; this is translated from the coding sequence ATGCCAGCGGTAAAAACACTTGAAGATCTTTTTATTCATGAACTGTCAGACATATACAGCGCCGAGAAACAAATAGCGCGCGCACTGCCAAAAATGGCCCGTGCAGCGACCTCAGAACAATTGGTTACCGCGTTTGAAACCCATCTCGAAGAGACCCGCGGCCAGATTGAACGAATCGACCAGATTGTTGAAGTAACCGAAGGCCTGCGTATTCGCCGTATGAAATGCCACGCCCTTGAGGGTCTGGTGGAAGAGGCGCAGGAGATCATTGACTCCGTTCAAGCAGGTGAGCTGCGCGACGAGGGTCTGATTGGTGCCGCACAAAAGGTTGAGCACTACGAGATTGCCTCTTACGGTACGCTGCGTACTTTGGCCCTGAAGCTGGGCTACAAAGAAGCGGCTAAGCTGCTGGAAGAGACGCTGAACGAAGAGAAACAGACCGATGTGAAACTCACCGGTATTGCCGAAGGCAAAAAATAA
- a CDS encoding YbfB/YjiJ family MFS transporter yields the protein MAVRIALAGFVMLIVAMGIGRFAFTPQVPLMIRDGQLSLTSTGLVAAMNYLGYLIGAWDAMRARQRVEQRLYVGIGGAVLLTLLSALAVDPLLHGLLRLIIGVMSGWAMVLTAAWVGDRLAHTGRPGLNAAVFAGPGAGIALSGLLAVAIQAQGLSAAAGWVVYGVLALILIMLVARDLPRPGALHRSGEQPQPLHLTRDIKRLAWSYSLAGFGYILPATFLSQMAALRFPGSLFAQFVWPVFGLAAVVGIALSVALRHKGESHQRLAVVLWLQGVGVIAAWLLPGMAGLVCGALLVGGGFLCAVQLSLLYGRELAAGHARYMAGLLTTGYAVGQLIGPMTSALSTWLTHRLEPALGLAGAALFIAGALVWRRHDER from the coding sequence ATGGCGGTACGTATTGCGCTGGCCGGGTTTGTCATGCTGATTGTGGCGATGGGGATTGGACGCTTTGCTTTCACACCTCAGGTGCCGCTGATGATCCGCGACGGCCAGCTCAGCCTGACCAGTACGGGCCTGGTGGCGGCGATGAACTACCTTGGCTATCTCATCGGCGCGTGGGATGCCATGCGTGCCCGCCAGCGCGTTGAACAGAGACTGTATGTCGGCATCGGTGGGGCGGTGCTGCTGACCCTTCTCTCTGCGCTGGCGGTGGATCCGCTGCTCCATGGCCTGCTGCGGCTGATTATCGGCGTAATGAGCGGCTGGGCGATGGTGCTGACCGCGGCCTGGGTCGGCGATCGGCTGGCACATACCGGCAGACCGGGCCTCAACGCAGCGGTCTTTGCCGGGCCTGGGGCAGGCATTGCCCTCAGCGGCCTGCTGGCGGTGGCGATCCAGGCCCAGGGGCTGTCGGCGGCGGCGGGCTGGGTGGTGTATGGTGTGCTGGCGCTGATACTGATTATGCTGGTTGCGCGCGATCTTCCCCGGCCAGGTGCCCTGCACCGCAGCGGTGAGCAGCCGCAGCCGCTTCACCTCACAAGAGATATTAAACGGCTGGCATGGAGCTACAGCCTCGCCGGATTTGGCTATATCCTGCCTGCTACCTTTTTGTCGCAGATGGCGGCGCTGCGCTTTCCCGGCAGCCTGTTTGCCCAGTTTGTCTGGCCGGTGTTTGGCCTGGCCGCGGTGGTGGGTATTGCCCTCAGCGTGGCGCTGCGTCATAAAGGAGAGAGCCACCAGCGTCTCGCCGTGGTGCTCTGGCTGCAGGGCGTCGGGGTGATTGCTGCCTGGCTGCTGCCGGGCATGGCGGGGCTGGTTTGCGGCGCGCTGCTGGTGGGCGGCGGTTTCCTCTGCGCGGTCCAGCTGTCGCTGCTTTATGGCCGCGAGCTGGCGGCAGGGCATGCACGCTATATGGCCGGGCTGCTTACTACCGGTTATGCGGTTGGCCAGCTGATCGGACCGATGACGTCGGCGCTGTCAACCTGGCTGACCCATCGCCTGGAGCCTGCGCTGGGTCTGGCAGGGGCGGCACTTTTTATCGCCGGAGCGCTGGTCTGGCGACGTCATGATGAAAGGTAA